From a single Sphaeramia orbicularis chromosome 4, fSphaOr1.1, whole genome shotgun sequence genomic region:
- the pde6d gene encoding retinal rod rhodopsin-sensitive cGMP 3',5'-cyclic phosphodiesterase subunit delta, with the protein MSSDEDRAKEILKGFKLNWMNLRDAETGKVLWQGTEDLSVPGVEHEARVPKKILKCKAVSRELNFSSSEKLEKFRLEQKVFFKGQCLEEWFFEFGFVIPNSTNTWQSLIEAAPESQMMPANVLTGNVIIETKFYDDDLHVSTSRVRLFYV; encoded by the exons atgtcttcagacgaAGACAGGGCCAAGGAAATATTGAAGGGCTTCAAGCT AAATTGGATGAATCTTCGAGATGCAGAGACAGGTAAAGTGCTGTGGCAGGGAACTGAAGACCTGTCAGTGCCAGGAGTAGAGCATGAAG CTCGGGTCCCTAAGAAGATCCTGAAATGTAAAGCAGTGTCCAGAGAACTCAACTTTTCCTCCTCAGAGAAACTGGAGAAGTTCAGACTGGAACAGAAGGTTTTCTTTAAAGGACAGTGTCTAGAAG AATGGTTCTTTGAGTTTGGCTTTGTTATTCCCAACTCCACCAACACATGGCAGTCCCTGATAGAAGCCGCTCCAGAGTCCCAGATGATGCCAGCCAATGTTTTAAC TGGAAATGTGATAATAGAGACCAAGTTCTATGATGATGATCTCCATGTCAGCACCTCCAGGGTACGACTTTTCTacgtctga